Proteins encoded in a region of the Methylobacterium radiotolerans JCM 2831 genome:
- the tuf gene encoding elongation factor Tu, producing MGKEKFSRTKPHCNIGTIGHVDHGKTSLTAAITKVLAETGGATFTAYDQIDKAPEEKARGITISTAHVEYETQNRHYAHVDCPGHADYVKNMITGAAQMDGAILVVSAADGPMPQTREHILLARQVGVPALVVFLNKVDMVDDEELLELVELEVRELLSKYDFPGDDIPITKGSALMALEDKEPKIGKEAVLALMATVDAYIPQPERPIDMPFLMPIEDVFSISGRGTVVTGRVERGIVKVGEEVEIVGIRATTKTTVTGVEMFRKLLDQGQAGDNVGVLLRGTKREDVERGQVVCKPGSVKPHSKFKAEAYILTKEEGGRHTPFFTNYRPQFYFRTTDVTGICTLPEGTEMVMPGDNVTMDVALIVPVAMEEKLRFAIREGGRTVGAGVVAAIND from the coding sequence ATGGGCAAGGAAAAGTTCTCCCGCACCAAGCCGCACTGCAACATTGGCACGATCGGCCACGTCGATCACGGCAAGACGTCTCTGACGGCGGCGATCACGAAGGTTCTGGCCGAGACGGGCGGGGCGACGTTCACGGCCTACGACCAGATCGACAAGGCGCCTGAGGAGAAGGCGCGCGGGATCACGATCTCGACGGCGCACGTGGAGTACGAGACGCAGAACCGTCACTACGCGCACGTCGACTGCCCCGGCCACGCCGACTACGTGAAGAACATGATCACGGGCGCGGCGCAGATGGACGGCGCGATCCTGGTTGTGTCGGCGGCCGACGGCCCGATGCCGCAGACCCGCGAGCACATCCTGCTGGCCCGCCAGGTCGGCGTGCCGGCGCTGGTGGTGTTCCTCAACAAGGTCGACATGGTCGACGACGAGGAGCTGCTGGAGCTGGTCGAGCTCGAGGTGCGCGAGCTGCTGTCGAAGTACGACTTCCCCGGCGACGACATCCCGATCACCAAGGGCTCGGCGCTGATGGCGCTCGAGGACAAGGAGCCGAAGATCGGCAAGGAGGCGGTCCTGGCGCTGATGGCGACCGTGGACGCCTACATCCCGCAGCCGGAGCGTCCGATCGACATGCCGTTCCTGATGCCGATCGAGGACGTGTTCTCGATCTCGGGCCGCGGCACGGTGGTGACGGGTCGCGTCGAGCGCGGCATCGTGAAGGTGGGCGAGGAAGTCGAGATCGTCGGCATCCGGGCGACCACCAAGACGACGGTGACCGGCGTCGAGATGTTCCGCAAGCTGCTCGACCAGGGCCAGGCGGGCGACAACGTCGGCGTGCTGCTGCGCGGCACGAAGCGCGAGGACGTGGAGCGCGGCCAGGTGGTGTGCAAGCCGGGTTCGGTGAAGCCGCACTCGAAGTTCAAGGCCGAGGCGTACATCCTGACCAAGGAGGAGGGCGGCCGCCACACGCCGTTCTTCACCAACTACCGGCCGCAGTTCTACTTCCGGACCACGGACGTGACCGGGATCTGCACGCTCCCCGAGGGCACCGAGATGGTGATGCCGGGCGACAACGTGACCATGGACGTGGCGCTGATCGTGCCGGTGGCCATGGAGGAGAAGCTGCGCTTCGCCATCCGCGAGGGCGGCCGCACCGTCGGCGCCGGCGTCGTCGCCGCCATCAACGACTGA
- the phnN gene encoding phosphonate metabolism protein/1,5-bisphosphokinase (PRPP-forming) PhnN yields the protein MPGCLVLVVGPSGAGKDTLLRLARAALAGDPRYVFPRRLVTRPPSADEDNDEIDEAAFAEGCAAGRFTLSWRAHGLGYALPEAVGRRVAEGHVVVCNVSRRVVAGARESGRRVSVVEITAPPEILARRIAARGRAQDGDLAARLAREGGVTADLTILNTGAADEAAARLVAHLRAC from the coding sequence ATGCCGGGCTGCCTCGTCCTCGTGGTCGGCCCGAGCGGGGCCGGCAAGGATACGCTGCTCCGGCTCGCCCGGGCGGCCCTGGCCGGCGACCCGCGCTACGTCTTCCCGCGCCGCCTCGTCACCCGGCCGCCCTCGGCCGACGAGGACAACGACGAGATCGACGAGGCCGCCTTCGCCGAGGGCTGCGCGGCCGGGCGCTTCACCCTGAGCTGGCGCGCCCACGGTCTCGGCTACGCGCTGCCGGAGGCGGTCGGCCGGCGGGTCGCGGAAGGCCACGTGGTGGTCTGCAACGTCTCGCGCCGCGTCGTCGCGGGCGCGCGGGAGTCTGGCCGGCGGGTGAGCGTCGTCGAGATCACGGCGCCGCCCGAGATCCTGGCGCGGCGCATCGCCGCCCGCGGCCGCGCGCAGGACGGCGACCTGGCCGCGCGTCTCGCCCGCGAGGGCGGCGTCACCGCGGACCTGACGATCCTCAACACCGGCGCCGCGGACGAGGCGGCCGCGCGGCTGGTCGCGCATCTGCGCGCCTGCTGA
- a CDS encoding outer membrane protein, which produces MMKKLLLATAATALVTTAASAADLPRRAAPPPVFTPVPVFTWTGFYAGLESAYTFTDRERITTVGVQPGNATNVALGRRPFATSTTQDGFANIGGTAGYNYQFTPGAGIVVGIANSIDWTDITKNRVVLGTGNVAGGPPNISQFRQSLDWLGTLTGRVGYAFDRVLVYGMGGLAYGNVFHDANFYTPGGRLQFAGRYDDFKTGFAYGGGIEFALPTDSFLNTFALGRYIGIKYDAITVKAEYLHYDLGSQNVLVGAVPGVGNGAYISRFRTEGSIVRAGFNYKFGGL; this is translated from the coding sequence ATGATGAAGAAGCTCCTCCTCGCCACCGCCGCGACGGCCCTGGTCACGACGGCCGCCTCCGCCGCCGACCTGCCGCGTCGCGCCGCGCCGCCGCCGGTCTTCACGCCGGTGCCGGTCTTCACCTGGACGGGCTTCTACGCCGGTCTCGAGTCGGCCTACACCTTCACCGACCGTGAGCGCATCACGACCGTCGGCGTCCAGCCCGGCAACGCCACCAACGTCGCCCTCGGCCGCCGCCCGTTCGCGACCTCGACCACGCAGGACGGCTTCGCCAACATCGGCGGCACCGCCGGCTACAACTACCAGTTCACGCCGGGCGCCGGCATCGTCGTCGGTATCGCCAACAGCATCGACTGGACGGACATCACCAAGAACCGGGTCGTGCTCGGCACCGGCAACGTCGCCGGCGGCCCGCCGAACATCAGCCAGTTCCGCCAGAGCCTCGACTGGCTCGGCACCCTCACCGGCCGCGTCGGCTACGCCTTCGACCGCGTCCTGGTCTACGGGATGGGCGGCCTTGCCTACGGCAACGTGTTCCACGACGCCAACTTCTACACCCCGGGCGGCCGCCTGCAGTTCGCCGGCCGCTACGACGACTTCAAGACCGGCTTCGCCTACGGCGGCGGCATCGAGTTCGCGCTGCCCACCGACAGCTTCCTGAACACCTTCGCGCTCGGCCGTTACATCGGCATCAAGTACGACGCCATCACGGTGAAGGCCGAGTACCTGCACTACGACCTCGGCAGCCAGAACGTGCTCGTCGGCGCGGTCCCGGGCGTGGGCAACGGCGCGTACATCTCGCGCTTCCGCACCGAGGGCAGCATCGTCCGCGCCGGCTTCAACTACAAGTTCGGCGGCCTCTGA